The Chthoniobacterales bacterium genome includes a window with the following:
- a CDS encoding PilT/PilU family type 4a pilus ATPase, which produces MRDLVTLLADAVGLQASDLHIVAGMPPLIRLNGEIVSLPHPEVSAEEARMMILDVLTEAQRARLEQDWELDFALQVNPLGRFRGNAHYSRGTLEAAFRYIPEAIPDLASLGHRPSIQRACAIERGLVLVTGITGSGKSTTLASIVKQISQTRQAMIITVEDPIEFIFPNSRSVVKQREVGNDTRSFAEALRHVLRQDPDVILVGEMRDLETIRAAITAAETGHLVLGTLHTIDAPKAIDRMVDAFPGDQQPQIIAQLANALEMIVSQRLLPREGGGSRVLASETLIANNAIRACIRDRRYEQLVGLLEIGGREGMNTIDEALTELYLTRQISKEEAVVNARDTARMESLSRQPEKAPRRGLFG; this is translated from the coding sequence ATGCGCGATCTCGTCACCCTTCTCGCGGACGCCGTCGGTCTCCAGGCCTCCGATCTGCATATCGTCGCCGGCATGCCCCCGCTCATTCGCCTGAACGGCGAGATCGTCAGTCTGCCGCATCCGGAAGTTTCCGCCGAGGAGGCCCGCATGATGATCCTCGACGTCCTCACCGAGGCGCAGCGCGCCCGCCTCGAGCAGGATTGGGAGCTCGATTTCGCCCTGCAGGTGAATCCCCTCGGTCGCTTCCGCGGAAACGCCCATTACAGCCGCGGCACCCTCGAGGCCGCCTTTCGTTATATCCCGGAGGCGATTCCCGATCTCGCCAGCCTCGGCCACCGTCCCTCCATCCAGCGTGCCTGCGCGATCGAGCGCGGGCTCGTCCTCGTCACCGGAATCACCGGCTCCGGCAAAAGCACCACCCTCGCCTCCATCGTCAAACAGATCAGCCAGACGCGCCAGGCGATGATCATCACCGTGGAGGACCCCATCGAATTCATCTTCCCGAACTCCCGGAGCGTCGTGAAGCAGCGCGAGGTCGGCAACGACACCCGCTCCTTCGCCGAGGCCCTGCGCCACGTCCTCCGGCAGGATCCCGACGTCATCCTCGTCGGCGAGATGCGCGATCTCGAGACCATCCGCGCCGCCATCACCGCCGCCGAGACCGGTCACCTCGTGCTCGGCACCCTGCACACCATCGACGCGCCCAAGGCCATCGACCGCATGGTCGACGCCTTCCCCGGCGACCAGCAGCCCCAGATCATCGCCCAGCTCGCCAACGCCCTGGAAATGATCGTCTCCCAGCGCCTCCTGCCGCGCGAAGGCGGCGGCTCCCGCGTCCTCGCCTCCGAGACGCTCATCGCGAACAACGCCATCCGCGCCTGCATTCGCGACCGCCGCTACGAACAACTCGTCGGCCTCCTCGAGATCGGCGGCCGCGAGGGCATGAACACCATCGACGAAGCCCTCACCGAGCTCTATCTCACCCGCCAGATCAGCAAGGAAGAAGCCGTCGTCAACGCCCGGGACACCGCCCGGATGGAATCCCTCTCCCGCCAGCCCGAGAAAGCACCGCGCCGCGGCCTCTTCGGCTGA